Proteins from one Fragaria vesca subsp. vesca linkage group LG6, FraVesHawaii_1.0, whole genome shotgun sequence genomic window:
- the LOC101294102 gene encoding agamous-like MADS-box protein AGL15-like gives MGRRKIEIKKINNKNKVKVTYTKRRQGLFRKAVELCDMCGAEIAILTISPGGKFRNFGHPDVDSIIARYCGDATSVTVNENHDCVSHEDDEEEEDDEEEDLEGEQERELEVSTYKVDESIDIGSIGSSHKVGEEKELINPIEEKDLISHINKERDGRSLMKFSWDKEEPIDPKLLRMYYHSLTELRNNIVWVLNDRNTRESYAKDYINMIDISYDM, from the coding sequence ATGGGGCGAAGAAAGATCGAAATCAAGAAAATCAACAACAAAAACAAGGTTAAGGTCACATATACGAAGCGACGACAAGGTTTGTTTCGAAAAGCAGTTGAGCTTTGTGATATGTGTGGTGCCGAAATCGCCATTCTTACTATTTCACCCGGTGGAAAGTTCAGAAATTTTGGCCACCCTGACGTTGACTCCATCATAGCTCGGTATTGTGGTGATGCGACTTCAGTTACCGTCAATGAAAATCATGATTGTGTTAGTCACGAAGATGATGAAGAAGAAGAAGATGACGAAGAAGAAGATTTAGAAGGCGAGCAAGAGAGGGAATTAGAGGTTAGTACCTATAAGGTTGATGAGTCTATTGATATAGGCTCGATAGGCTCATCCCACAAGGTCGGCGAGGAGAAGGAGCTTATTAACCCTATCGAGGAGAAGGATCTCATTAGTCATATCAATAAAGAAAGAGATGGGAGGAGCCTAATGAAGTTTTCGTGGGATAAGGAGGAGCCTATTGATCCAAAACTACTTCGGATGTATTATCATAGCCTAACAGAATTGAGAAACAATATAGTTTGGGTGTTGAATGATAGGAACACGAGAGAATCATATGCTAAGGACTATATAAATATGATTGATATAAGTTATGATATGTAA
- the LOC101294682 gene encoding uncharacterized protein LOC101294682 — protein MPGLAMDEVNGNGVVDEHSGEYTPHKEGYNQQGSPRSPLNPQSPHSDSTGMPMDGPIDTSIEQLYHNVCEMQSSDQSPSRASFGSFGAESRIDSELNHLVGYVRADVEVRKEVVMETKESTFTPEKENVSVETRVKAQSPKMSPKSKSPNQRPPLDKKTPRNASSVMSKNKLRSLALRGMKLQNGVEDPSVEGLDNSDLGPFLLKQARDMISAGESPHKALELARRAVKSFEKCTTEKPSLELVMCLHVLASIYCSLGQYNEAIPVLEHAIDIPAIEDGNDHALAKFAGCMQLGDIYAMTGQIENSILFYTAGMEIQRQVLGETDPRFGETCRYVAEAHVQALQFDEAEKLCLMALEIHRENGTPASLEEAADRRLMGLICDSKGDYEAALEHYVLAGMSMSANDHETDAASIDCSIGDAYLSLARYDEAVFAFQKALTVFKSTKGETHPAVASVYVRLADLYNKIGKFKESKSYCENAHKIYGKPNPGIPAEEIASGLIDVSAIYQSMSDLEQALKLLKKALKMFGDSPGQQSTIAGIEAQMGVMYYMMGNYSDSYNTFKSSTTKFRASGEKKSALFGIALNQMGLACVQRYSINEAADLFEEARNILEKEYGPYHPDTLGVYSNLAGTYDAMGRVDDAIEILEYVVGMREEKLGTANPDVTDEKQRLAVLLKEAGRVRSRKTRSLETLLDTANPQITRSSDIIEVL, from the exons ATGCCTGGATTAGCTATGGATGAAGTGAATGGGAACGGTGTGGTAGATGAGCACAGTGGAGAGTATACACCTCACAAGGAGGGGTATAATCAGCAAGGCTCTCCTAGGAGTCCATTGAATCCTCAAAGTCCTCATAGTGACTCCACTGGTATGCCTATGGATGGCCCGATTGACACATCAATTGAGCAGCTGTATCACAATGTATGTGAAATGCAGAGCTCTGATCAGTCTCCATCCAGGGCTAGTTTTGGATCATTTGGCGCTGAGTCGAGGATTGATTCAGAATTGAATCATCTTGTTGGGTATGTTCGTGCAGATGTGGAGGTAAGGAAAGAGGTTGTTATGGAAACCAAAGAGAGTACCTTTACTCCTGAAAAGGAAAATGTGTCTGTGGAGACAAGGGTGAAGGCTCAGTCTCCTAAGATGAGTCCTAAGAGCAAGTCTCCCAATCAGAGGCCTCCACTTGACAAGAAGACTCCAAGAAATGCAAGTTCAGTGATGTCGAAGAACAAGCTGAGAAGTTTAGCTTTACGAGGAATGAAGCTTCAGAATGGAGTTGAGGATCCCTCTGTGGAGGGATTGGATAACTCTGACCTTGGACCCTTCTTGCTTAAGCAAGCAAGGGATATGATTTCTGCTGGTGAAAGTCCCCACAAGGCACTTGAGTTAGCTCGTCGGGCAGTGAAATCGTTTGAGAAATGTACAACCGAGAAACCCAGTTTAGAGTTGGTCATGTGTTTGCATGTTTTGGCATCAATCTATTGCAGCTTAGGACAGTACAATGAGGCAATTCCAGTTCTTGAGCACGCTATTGACATTCCAGCTATAGAGGATGGCAATGACCACGCACTAGCCAAGTTTGCAGGGTGCATGCAATTGGGTGATATTTATGCAATGACTGGTCAGATTGAGAATTCGATACTGTTCTACACTGCAGGTATGGAGATACAAAGGCAAGTCTTGGGAGAAACAGACCCTCGATTTGGTGAGACATGTCGATATGTAGCTGAGGCACATGTCCAAGCATTGCAGTTTGATGAGGCTGAGAAGCTGTGTCTAATGGCCCTTGAAATCCACAGGGAGAATGGTACTCCTGCTTCACTTGAGGAGGCGGCAGATAGAAGACTTATGGGACTTATCTGTGACTCAAAGGGAGATTATGAAGCTGCTCTTGAGCATTATGTTTTAGCTGGCATGTCCATGTCTGCCAATGACCACGAAACAGATGCAGCTTCAATTGATTGCAGCATTGGAGATGCTTATCTGTCCTTGGCTCGGTATGATGAGGCAGTCTTTGCTTTCCAGAAAGCACTGACAGTATTCAAGAGCACTAAAGGAGAAACACATCCAGCAGTAGCATCTGTTTATGTCCGGTTAGCTGATCTTTACAACAAGATAGGGAAGTTTAAGGAGTCCAAGTCGTACTGTGAAAATGCACACAAAATCTATGGGAAGCCAAATCCTGGAATCCCCGCAGAAGAGATTGCTAGCGGTCTTATTGATGTTTCTGCTATCTATCAGTCTATGAGTGATTTGGAGCAGGCCCTCAAGTTACTCAAGAAGGCTTTGAAGATGTTTGGTGATTCCCCAGGTCAACAAAGTACAATTGCAGGAATTGAGGCTCAGATGGGGGTCATGTACTATATGATGGGAAATTATTCAGACTCATACAACACCTTCAAGAGTTCCACAACCAAGTTCAGGGCCAGTGGAGAAAAGAAATCAGCCTTGTTTGGGATTGCTCTAAACCAAATGGGTCTAGCCTGTGTGCAGCGCTATTCAATAAACGAGGCTGCAGACCTGTTTGAAGAAGCCAGGAACATTTTAGAAAAGGAATATGGGCCATACCACCCTGATACATTGGGCGTGTATAGTAATTTGGCTGGCACATATGATGCAATGGGCAG GGTGGATGATGCCATTGAAATTTTGGAATATGTTGTTGGGATGAGAGAAGAGAAGCTTGGAACGGCAAATCCTGATGTGACCGATGAGAAGCAGAGGTTGGCTGTGTTGTTGAAAGAAGCAGGCAGGGTGAGGAGCAGGAAAACCAGATCACTAGAGACACTCCTCGACACTGCCAACCCCCAGATTACAAGAAGCAGTGACATTATTGAGGTACTGTGA
- the LOC101294967 gene encoding GDSL esterase/lipase At3g27950-like yields the protein MDLVRLLFALLAFLALGVNAGGSGSCRFPAIYNFGDSNSDTGAISAAIAEVPPPNGESFFGHSSGRFCDGRLIIDFIAEKLKLPYLSPYLDSVGTNFRHGANFATGGSSIRPGGYSPFHLGIQLSQFIRFKSQSIALYKQQSPDTQRLPRPEDFSKALYTIDIGQNDLAYGFQHGTIEQVRASIPDILSQLDQAINKLYKEGARFFWVHNTGPHGCLPYNVIYDKSKPGNLDKSGCVKPTNEVAQEFNRRLKNSVSHLRKQLPLAVFTYVDVYSAKYTVISKAKNEGFVDPFDFCCGSYKGYHIDCGKKAIVNGTVYGNPCHNPSKHISWDGIHYSQAANILLANQIINGLLSDPPVSITEACHG from the exons ATGGATCTTGTGAGGCTACTCTTTGCACTACTTGCCTTTCTAGCTTTGGGAGTGAATGCTGGTGGTTCTGGGAGTTGTAGGTTTCCAGCCATATACAACTTCGGCGACTCAAACTCTGATACCGGTGCTATTTCAGCTGCCATAGCTGAGGTTCCTCCTCCCAATGGTGAAAGTTTCTTTGGACATTCTTCTGGACGCTTTTGTGATGGTCGCCTTATAATAGATTTCATAG CTGAGAAGTTAAAGCTACCATATCTCAGTCCATACTTGGACTCAGTTGGGACTAATTTCAGACATGGTGCGAATTTTGCAACCGGCGGTTCATCCATTAGGCCAGGCGGTTACAGCCCTTTTCATCTCGGCATTCAACTTTCACAATTCATAAGATTCAAGTCTCAATCCATAGCCCTCTACAAGCAACAAAGTCCAGATA CTCAAAGACTTCCTAGGCCGGAGGACTTCTCGAAAGCTCTATACACGATTGATATTGGTCAGAATGATCTTGCCTATGGTTTTCAACACGGGACAATAGAGCAAGTTCGAGCCTCCATTCCTGATATTCTCTCTCAGTTAGACCAAGCCATCAAT AAACTATATAAAGAAGGGGCAAGGTTTTTTTGGGTGCATAACACAGGCCCTCATGGTTGCTTACCCTATAATGTTATTTACGACAAATCAAAGCCTGGAAATCTGGACAAGAGTGGTTGTGTGAAGCCTACCAACGAGGTGGCTCAGGAGTTCAATCGGCGGCTTAAGAACAGCGTATCACACTTGAGGAAGCAGCTCCCTCTTGCAGTATTCACTTATGTTGATGTGTATTCAGCTAAATATACAGTAATCAGCAAGGCCAAAAATGAAG GTTTTGTGGATCCATTCGACTTCTGCTGTGGCAGTTACAAGGGCTATCATATTGATTGTGGAAAGAAGGCCATAGTGAATGGAACAGTATATGGCAACCCTTGTCATAATCCATCAAAACATATTAGTTGGGATGGTATACACTACTCTCAGGCAGCAAACATATTGCTTGCAAATCAAATTATCAACGGCTTACTATCTGATCCACCGGTTTCAATCACAGAGGCTTGTCATGGGTGA
- the LOC101293812 gene encoding apoptosis-enhancing nuclease-like has product MDYSRLESSETLRNKCAACYRQFNKIEHLVEHMRTSYHSSHEPSCGICKKHCRSFESLREHVIGPLPKQECKNIFSSRGCKYCLSVFDSPYTLRLHQDRCQLSGVAGLIGRFGNLGIRDNLDHGNYTRGSSGQTVALACKMVGGGSDGSLDLCARVCLTDEYDNIIFHTYVKPPMPVTNYRYETTGIRPEYLRDAMPQRQVQRKIQDFLCNGEPMWKIRPRAGKARILVGHGLDHDLDSLQIEYPAVMMRDTAKYPPLMKTSKLSNSLKYLTQAYLGYDIQSGIQDPYEDCVATMKLYMRMRSQAHKIDAYPLATDPQNRNNFASWRQGELERMSPEQMLDISRSDFYCWCLDCRDT; this is encoded by the exons ATGGACTACAGCAGACTTGAATCATCTGAAACTCTGAG GAACAAGTGTGCTGCATGCTACAGGCAGTTCAACAAGATCGAGCACCTGGTGGAGCACATGAGAACCTCATACCACTCTTCTCATGAACCCTCGTGCGGAATCTGCAAGAAGCACTGCAGATCCTTTGAATCTCTCAGGGAACATGTCATAG GGCCATTGCCAAAACAAGAATGCAAGAACATATTCAGCAGCAGAGGATGCAAATACTGCTTATCTGTCTTTGATAGCCCTTATACTCTCAGGCTTCACCAGGACAGGTGCCAACTCTCCGGTGTAGCT GGATTAATTGGTCGGTTTGGTAACTTGGGCATTCGTGACAATCTGGATCATGGTAACTACACAAGAGGCAGTAGTGGTCAAACTGTTGCCCTTGCTTGCAAGATGGTTGGTGGGGGAAGTGATGGCTCCCTAGATCTCTGCGCTAGGGTTTGTCTCACTGATGAATATGATAACATCATCTTCCACACTTATGTAAAGCCACCCATGCCAGTCACAAACTATAG GTATGAAACAACTGGGATTCGTCCTGAATACTTGAGGGATGCAATGCCACAGAGGCAAGTGCAAAGAAAGATTCAAGACTTTTTGTGCAATGGGGAACCGATGTGGAAGATTCGACCTAGAGCAGGAAAAGCTAGAATTCTCGTGGGTCATGGTTTGGATCATGATCTCGACTCTCTGCAAATTGAATACCCAGCAGTCATGATGCG GGATACTGCAAAATATCCTCCACTGATGAAAACAAGCAAGCTCAGCAACTCACTGAAGTATCTAACACAAGCATATCTTGG GTATGACATTCAAAGTGGGATTCAAGACCCGTATGAGGATTGTGTTGCAACAATGAAGCTCTACATGCGAATGAGATCCCAAGCTCACAAGATAGATGCCTATCCCCTTGCTACTGATCCGCAAAACCGGAATAATTTCGCATCATGGCGGCAAGGTGAGCTTGAGAGGATGAGCCCTGAACAAATGTTGGACATTTCCAGGTCTGATTTCTACTGCTGGTGCTTGGACTGCCGGGATACATAG
- the LOC101295256 gene encoding L-aspartate oxidase-like: MTTCIPAGTGKLHFRARDFNAQGCRKASWVTFSELSWSRGVSKFLQIQRCNSSQSPINESSKPFRTVTSSSLRDGSTKYFDFTVIGSGVAGLRYALEVAKYGSVAVITKAEPHESNTNYAQGGVSAVLCPSDSVESHVQDTIVAGAYLCDEETVRVVCTEGPERIRELIAMGASFDHGEDGNLHLAREGGHSHHRIVHAADMTGREIERALLEAVLRDPNIFMFQHHFAIDLLTSQDGSETVCLGVDTLNTKTLEVIRFISKVTLLASGGAGQIYPTTTNPPVATGDGIAMAHRAQAVVSNMEFVQFHPTALADEGLPVKPSNPRENAFLITEAVRGDGGILYNLDMERFMPLYDERAELAPRDVVARSIDDQLKKRNEKYVLLDISHKPRDKILSHFPNIAAECLRGGLDITRQPIPVVPAAHYMCGGVRAGLHGETNVQGLYVAGEVACTGLHGANRLASNSLLEALVFARRAVQPSIDHMKSSSLDFRASTWWSRPVVPMSLERNVINKILTITREVRKELQSIMWNYVGIVRSTTRLEAAEQKIHDLEAKWEDYLFRLGWEPTMVGLEACEMRNFFCCAKMVVSSALARHESRGLHYTIDFPHVEESERLPTIIFPCSSVKSTWSSRQLHNQPIC; this comes from the exons ATGACAACTTGTATACCAGCAGGAACCGGTAAACTGCATTTCAGAGCAAGGGACTTCAATGCACAAGGCTGCAGAAAGGCTTCTTGGGTCACATTTAGTGAGCTTTCATG GTCGCGTGGGGTTTCAAAGTTTCTGCAAATTCAGAGATGTAACTCCTCCCAATCTCCAATCAATGAGAGCTCAAAGCCCTTCAGAACCGTCACTTCATCAAGCTTGAGAGATGGTTCCACTAAATATTTTGATTTTACTGTTATTGGTAGTGGAGTCGCTGGCCTCCGCTATGCCCTGGAAGTGGCAAAATATGGATCTGTTGCTGTCATTACCAAGGCTGAGCCTCATGAAAGTAATACAAATTATGCTCAAGGTGGTGTTAGTGCTGTACTGTGCCCTTCGGATTCTGTGGAGAGTCATGTCCAGGACACCATTGTAGCAGGAGCTTATCTATGTGATGAGGAGACTGTCAGA GTTGTTTGTACAGAGGGGCCTGAAAGAATTAGGGAATTAATTGCAATGGGTGCATCATTCGATCATGGGGAGGATGGAAACTTGCACCTAGCAAGAGAGGGGGGTCACTCTCATCACAGAATTGTTCATGCTGCTGACATGACTGGAAGGGAGATTGAACGGGCACTGTTAGAGGCAGTTCTTAGGGATCCTAATATATTCATGTTTCAACACCATTTCGCTATAGATTTGCTAACATCTCAG GATGGTTCTGAGACAGTTTGCCTGGGTGTTGACACTTTGAATACGAAGACACTTGAG GTGATACGATTTATTTCAAAGGTGACTTTACTTGCATCAGGTGGGGCTGGACAAATCTATCCGACCACAACAAATCCTCCG GTAGCCACTGGAGATGGAATTGCCATGGCCCATCGAGCTCAAGCTGTAGTTTCCAACATGGA ATTTGTTCAGTTCCACCCTACAGCTTTAGCTGATGAAGGCCTTCCTGTCAAACCTTCCAATCCTCGAGAAAATGCATTTCTCATCACTGAAGCTGTCAGAGGTGATGGAGGCATTCTATACAATTTAGACATGGAAAGGTTCATGCCACTCTATGATGAACGAGCAGAACTTGCCCCCAGAGATGTGGTCGCTAGAAGCATAGATGACCAACTTAAGAAACGTAATGAGAAGTATGTGCTGCTTGATATAAGTCACAAGCCGAGGGATAAAATTCTATCACACTTCCCAAATATTGCAGCTGAGTGCCTTCGAGGTGGCTTGGATATAACTCGCCAGCCAATTCCTGTGGTTCCTGCAGCTCATTATATGTGTGGGGGTGTCCGTGCTGGACTCCATGGAGAAACAAATGTGCAGGGCCTTTATGTGGCAGGCGAAGTTGCTTGCACAGGTTTGCATGGAGCTAACCGTCTTGCTAGTAACTCATTGCTTGAAGCTCTGGTTTTTGCTCGAAGAGCAGTCCAGCCCTCCATTGATCACATGAAGAGCTCTAGCCTTGACTTCAGGGCGTCAACTTGGTGGTCCAGACCAGTTGTGCCTATGTCACTTGAGCGCAATGTCATCAACAAAATCTTGACCATAACCAGGGAAGTAAGAAAAGAACTGCAATCGATCATGTGGAACTATGTTGGAATTGTTCGATCTACAACAAGGCTTGAAGCAGCAGAGCAAAAGATTCATGATCTTGAGGCGAAATGGGAGGACTACTTATTCCGGTTGGGATGGGAACCCACAATGGTGGGGCTTGAAGCTTGTGAAATGAGAAACTTCTTTTGTTGTGCAAAGATGGTGGTGAGCAGTGCCCTTGCTAGGCATGAGAGCCGTGGACTTCACTACACAATTGATTTTCCTCATGTTGAAGAAAGTGAGAGGCTGCCAACAATAATATTCCCTTGTTCGTCTGTAAAGAGTACATGGAGTTCACGGCAACTACACAATCAGCCAATCTGTTAG